In Equus przewalskii isolate Varuska chromosome 15, EquPr2, whole genome shotgun sequence, a single genomic region encodes these proteins:
- the HEMK1 gene encoding MTRF1L release factor glutamine methyltransferase isoform X2: MSLEPKQMPVQYILGEWDFQGLSLKMAPPVFIPRPETEELVEWVLEEVTQRSHVVGAQGGPLILEVGCGSGAISLSLLSQLPQSRVIAVDKGEAAICLTHENAQRLQLQDRIRIMLLDVTLEGSWAHFVPWGPMDLVVSNPPYVFHQDMEQLAPEIRSYEDPAALDGGEEGMDVITHILALASWLLKDSGSIFLEVDPRHPELIGSWLQSRPDLSLDLVAVRRDFCGRPRFLHIQRSGPQHGCPTDAWPGPQPPRVPG; this comes from the exons GATGCCTGTGCAGTACATCCTTGGTGAGTGGGACTTTCAGGGCCTCAGTCTGAAGATGGCGCCCCCAGTGTTCATCCCTCGGCCAGAAACAGAG GAGCTGGTTGAATGGGTACTAGAGGAGGTGACCCAGAGGTCCCACGTGGTGGGAGCCCAAGGTGGGCCCCTCATCCTGGAAGTGGGCTGCGGATCAGGAGCCATCTCTCTCAGCCTGCTGAGCCAGCTCCCTCAG AGCCGAGTCATTGCTGTGGATAAGGGAGAAGCTGCCATCTGCCTGACCCATGAGAACGCTCAGAG GCTTCAGCTGCAAGACAGGATTCGGATCATGCTCCTCGATGTGACCTTAG AGGGGAGCTGGGCACACTTTGTGCCCTGGGGCCCCATGGACCTCGTTGTCAGCAACCCTCCCTACGTCTTCCACCAGGACATGGAGCAGCTGGCCCCTGAGATCCGCAG CTATGAAGACCCAGCAGCCCTGGATGGTGGAGAGGAGGGCATGGATGTCATTACCCACATCCTGGCACTGGCATCTTGGCTCCTGAAGGACTCTGG AAGCATCTTCTTAGAAGTGGACCCAAGACACCCAGAGCTCATCGGCAGCTGGCTTCAAAGCCGGCCTGACCTATCTCTTGATCTTGTGGCTGTGCGCAGGGACTTCTGTGGGAG GCCCCGGTTCCTGCATATCCAGAGGTCtgggccacagcatggctgccccACAGATGCCTGGCCAGGGCCCCAGCCTCCCAGAGTGCCTGGCTGA